The following are encoded in a window of Salinigranum halophilum genomic DNA:
- a CDS encoding DUF6432 family protein gives MRARREFRKRKDIDVAILDALVDRASEGMTVYELRAVVDADIDAIGEALDRLKSDSLITVEGEDDRVRIMPADRVVPDPGEAPDDDQSLFERLRSRLGL, from the coding sequence ATGAGAGCGCGGCGGGAGTTCCGGAAGCGAAAGGACATCGACGTCGCCATCCTCGACGCCCTCGTCGACCGGGCCTCGGAGGGCATGACCGTCTACGAACTGCGGGCCGTCGTCGACGCCGACATCGACGCCATCGGCGAGGCGCTCGACCGTCTCAAGTCGGACTCGCTCATCACCGTCGAGGGCGAGGACGACCGCGTACGCATCATGCCCGCAGACCGGGTCGTCCCCGACCCCGGCGAGGCACCCGACGACGACCAGAGCCTGTTCGAGAGACTCCGCAGTCGGCTCGGCCTCTGA
- a CDS encoding DUF5611 family protein, which produces MKEYKMRRGETLEENAPDLKATIERYFGPVTGTDEWNGHELYVVDEPDNPVFKRIVAGAATYSGKKDQLAVHFEEHEAAEILEKGLADHAQDAVSAKNDFLLEVTGRDAKSRRDSMKRAVEDDAPDY; this is translated from the coding sequence ATGAAGGAGTACAAGATGCGACGGGGCGAGACGCTCGAGGAGAACGCCCCGGACCTCAAGGCGACCATCGAACGCTACTTCGGTCCCGTCACGGGCACCGACGAGTGGAACGGGCACGAACTGTACGTCGTCGACGAACCGGACAACCCGGTGTTCAAGCGCATCGTCGCCGGCGCGGCGACGTACAGCGGCAAGAAGGACCAACTCGCCGTCCACTTCGAAGAACACGAGGCCGCGGAGATCCTCGAGAAGGGGCTCGCGGACCACGCCCAGGACGCCGTCTCCGCGAAGAACGACTTCCTCCTCGAGGTGACGGGCCGCGACGCGAAGTCCCGGCGTGACTCGATGAAACGCGCCGTCGAAGACGACGCCCCGGACTACTGA
- the uvrA gene encoding excinuclease ABC subunit UvrA, whose amino-acid sequence MSKDFIEVRGAEEHNLKDLDVQIPREQFTVVTGLSGSGKSSLAFETIYAEGQRRYIESLSAYARNFLGQMDKPQVESVEGLSPAISIDQKNAANNPRSTVGTVTELHDYLRLLYARVGTPHCPECGREVGEQSASNMVSRILSLPEGTKAKLCAPVVRDQKGAFKDRFDELVAEGYSRVEVDGEEYDLAYEKPDLDENYDHTVDVVVDRVKVSKEARSRITDSVETALEEAGGVLKVILPDPPEGVHLGVESRSTGDLAGEGDARLVVEFSESLACTHCGIDFSEIETRSFSFNSPHGACPECEGIGNTKEVDEGLVVTDPAQPIKHVFEPWSYNRSYYRTRLDSVARHFGVSVSTPFEDLAPDVQRQFLYGTDEEVVFERQTKNGTRRKTKRFEGVIPNLERRHVETDSESTRDHIEKYMAVTTCPACDGTRLKPQSRSVLVQGTAITEVNRMSIGDALDHFEGMEAEMGERERTIAEEILKEIRARLGFMCEVGLEYLTLDREASTLSGGESQRIRLATQVGSGLVGVLYVLDEPSIGLHQRDNDRLLNTLEGLRDLGNTLIVVEHDEETMRRADNIIDMGPGPGKRGGEVVAQGDFDDVCAVDDSVTAEYLSGRKQIPVPDERRESSGALTVRGARQHNLKDLDVDLPLGTFTAITGVSGSGKSTLIHDILYKGLARRMNDNTSVDPGEHDAIEGIDDIETVRLIDQSPIGRTPRSNPATYTGVFDYVRELFAETKLSKQRGYKKGRFSFNVKGGRCEACGGQGTVKIEMNFLSDVYVPCEDCDGDRYNDETLDVTYKGKTIADVLGMEVDEAYEFFEANSQIRRRLKLLKDVGLGYMRLGQPSTTLSGGEAQRVKLAEELGKKDSGNTLYLLDEPTTGLHKEDERKLIEVLHRLVDNGNTVVVIEHELDLVKNADRIVDLGPEGGEDGGEIVAHGTPEEVARTDASHTGRYLRDLLPAVELAGPRSDRRPEKATPPSDDD is encoded by the coding sequence ATGAGCAAGGACTTCATCGAGGTTCGAGGTGCAGAGGAACACAACCTGAAGGACCTCGACGTCCAGATCCCTCGCGAGCAGTTCACGGTCGTCACGGGGCTGTCGGGGTCGGGTAAGTCGTCGCTGGCGTTCGAGACGATTTACGCCGAGGGCCAACGGCGGTACATCGAGTCGCTGTCGGCGTACGCCCGCAACTTCCTGGGACAGATGGACAAACCGCAGGTCGAGTCCGTGGAGGGTCTCTCGCCCGCCATCTCCATCGACCAGAAGAACGCGGCGAACAACCCCCGCTCGACCGTCGGGACGGTGACGGAGTTACACGACTACCTCCGACTCCTGTACGCCCGCGTCGGCACCCCGCACTGTCCCGAGTGCGGCCGCGAGGTCGGCGAACAGTCGGCGTCGAACATGGTGTCGCGCATCCTCTCGCTCCCCGAGGGGACGAAAGCGAAGCTGTGTGCCCCGGTCGTTCGCGACCAGAAAGGGGCGTTCAAGGACCGCTTCGACGAACTCGTCGCCGAGGGCTATTCGAGAGTCGAGGTCGACGGCGAGGAGTACGACCTCGCGTACGAGAAACCCGACCTCGACGAGAACTACGACCACACCGTCGACGTGGTGGTCGACCGCGTGAAGGTGTCGAAGGAGGCCCGCTCGCGCATCACCGACTCGGTCGAGACGGCCCTCGAAGAGGCTGGCGGGGTGCTGAAGGTCATCCTCCCCGACCCGCCTGAAGGAGTGCACCTCGGCGTCGAGAGCCGGTCGACGGGCGACCTCGCCGGGGAGGGCGACGCTCGACTGGTGGTGGAGTTCTCCGAGTCGCTCGCCTGTACCCACTGCGGCATCGACTTCTCCGAAATCGAGACGCGGTCGTTCTCGTTCAACTCCCCGCACGGCGCCTGTCCCGAGTGTGAGGGCATCGGCAACACGAAGGAGGTCGACGAGGGCCTCGTCGTCACCGACCCCGCCCAGCCCATCAAACACGTCTTCGAGCCCTGGAGCTACAACCGGTCGTACTACCGCACGCGGCTGGACTCCGTGGCGCGGCACTTCGGCGTCTCCGTGTCGACGCCGTTCGAGGACCTCGCTCCCGACGTCCAGCGACAGTTCCTCTACGGCACCGACGAGGAGGTGGTGTTCGAGCGGCAGACGAAGAACGGCACCCGACGGAAGACGAAGCGGTTCGAGGGCGTCATCCCCAACCTCGAACGTCGGCACGTCGAGACCGACTCGGAGTCGACGCGCGACCACATCGAGAAGTACATGGCGGTCACCACCTGTCCCGCCTGTGACGGCACGCGCCTGAAGCCGCAGTCGCGGTCGGTCCTCGTGCAGGGCACCGCCATCACCGAGGTCAACCGGATGAGCATCGGCGACGCCCTCGACCACTTCGAGGGGATGGAAGCGGAGATGGGCGAGCGCGAGCGGACCATCGCCGAGGAGATTCTGAAGGAGATTCGTGCCCGCCTCGGCTTCATGTGCGAGGTCGGGCTCGAGTACCTGACGCTCGACCGTGAGGCCTCCACCCTCTCGGGCGGCGAGAGCCAGCGCATCCGCCTCGCGACGCAGGTCGGCTCCGGACTCGTCGGCGTCCTCTACGTCCTCGACGAGCCCTCCATCGGCCTCCACCAGCGCGACAACGACCGCCTGCTCAACACGCTCGAGGGCCTCCGCGACCTCGGTAACACGCTCATCGTCGTCGAACACGACGAGGAGACGATGCGCCGCGCGGACAACATCATCGACATGGGTCCCGGCCCGGGCAAACGCGGCGGCGAGGTCGTCGCACAGGGGGACTTCGACGACGTCTGTGCCGTCGACGACTCGGTCACCGCGGAGTACCTCTCGGGGCGGAAGCAGATTCCCGTCCCCGACGAGCGCCGGGAGTCGTCGGGTGCGCTCACCGTCCGGGGGGCCCGTCAGCACAACCTGAAGGACCTCGACGTCGACCTTCCGCTCGGGACGTTCACGGCGATTACGGGCGTCTCCGGGTCGGGGAAGTCGACGCTCATCCACGACATCCTCTACAAGGGACTCGCCCGCCGGATGAACGACAACACCTCGGTCGACCCCGGCGAACACGACGCCATCGAGGGCATCGACGACATCGAGACGGTGCGACTCATCGACCAGTCGCCCATCGGTCGGACGCCGCGGTCGAACCCCGCGACGTACACCGGGGTCTTCGACTACGTCCGCGAACTGTTCGCCGAGACCAAACTGTCGAAACAGCGTGGTTACAAGAAGGGGCGCTTCTCGTTCAACGTCAAGGGCGGACGGTGTGAGGCCTGCGGTGGGCAGGGGACGGTCAAAATCGAGATGAACTTCCTCTCGGACGTCTACGTCCCCTGTGAGGACTGTGACGGCGACCGCTACAACGACGAGACCCTGGACGTCACGTACAAGGGCAAGACCATCGCGGACGTCCTGGGGATGGAGGTCGACGAGGCGTACGAGTTCTTCGAGGCCAACTCCCAGATTCGGCGGAGATTGAAACTCCTGAAGGACGTCGGCCTCGGCTACATGCGTCTGGGACAGCCCTCCACGACGCTCTCGGGGGGCGAAGCCCAGCGCGTGAAACTCGCCGAAGAACTCGGGAAGAAGGACTCGGGCAACACCCTCTACCTCCTCGACGAACCCACCACGGGCCTCCACAAGGAGGACGAACGGAAGCTCATCGAGGTGTTGCACCGACTCGTCGACAACGGCAACACCGTCGTCGTCATCGAGCACGAACTCGACCTCGTGAAGAACGCCGACCGCATCGTCGACCTGGGGCCGGAGGGCGGCGAGGACGGGGGCGAAATCGTCGCCCACGGTACGCCCGAGGAGGTGGCCCGTACCGACGCCTCTCACACCGGGCGCTACCTGCGAGACCTCCTCCCCGCGGTCGAACTCGCGGGGCCACGCTCGGACCGCCGACCTGAGAAGGCGACGCCCCCGAGCGACGACGACTGA
- a CDS encoding coiled-coil domain-containing protein, whose amino-acid sequence MTISRTLRTVLVTLLVLVVSTSPVAGLVAVESVTGHTPVAVVAQTDDPGVDALQTRLREQNRTLDRLNDSLTAQRRSHERLRERLNETNATLDRLRERHREQVRVADNLGGPAATAGQRQAAMRLRTQLRTQAQTMTAVQTRTREQARALARLGDQLRERQRTQAQLRTQNRELARLTAQLRNGSDAATLDRLRTQAREQNATATRLRTQLRAENGTLAGVRASVRAQQREAAGLRQGMREQRAAARQYAGDGPGGDGSGAGGGGSGGQSALAAQSFTFAEALAVPGPSHPADVGEFQSLLDAQDDDAAALSATTNETAAEVASALNRSTAALETGTTLAAETSALTDVVAALSVSAGTDGTTTAAGPADGSDAEPTATDEQPTDGTETSTQFPGFGVLVAVVALFVFVFAGRLRGRVDR is encoded by the coding sequence ATGACGATATCTCGGACCCTTCGCACCGTGCTCGTCACGCTGCTCGTCCTCGTGGTCTCCACCAGCCCCGTGGCGGGTCTCGTCGCCGTCGAGTCGGTGACGGGCCACACCCCCGTCGCCGTCGTCGCACAGACGGACGACCCCGGCGTCGACGCGCTCCAGACGCGACTCCGCGAACAGAACCGGACGCTCGACCGTCTGAACGACTCGCTCACCGCACAGCGCCGCTCGCACGAGCGGCTCCGCGAACGGTTGAACGAGACGAACGCGACGCTCGACCGACTCCGTGAGCGCCACCGCGAGCAGGTCCGGGTCGCCGACAACCTCGGCGGTCCCGCCGCGACGGCCGGCCAGCGACAGGCCGCGATGCGGCTTCGGACGCAGCTACGGACCCAAGCACAGACCATGACGGCGGTACAGACACGCACCCGCGAGCAGGCGCGGGCGCTGGCGCGTCTCGGCGACCAGCTCCGCGAGCGACAGCGCACGCAGGCACAGCTGCGGACGCAGAACCGCGAGCTCGCCCGACTCACCGCACAGCTGCGCAACGGGAGCGACGCGGCGACGCTCGACCGCCTCCGGACGCAGGCTCGCGAACAGAACGCGACCGCGACACGACTCCGCACGCAACTGCGAGCCGAGAACGGCACGCTCGCGGGGGTGCGAGCGAGCGTCCGCGCCCAACAGCGCGAAGCGGCCGGGCTTCGACAGGGGATGCGCGAGCAGCGCGCGGCGGCGCGCCAGTACGCCGGTGACGGCCCCGGTGGCGATGGGTCGGGAGCCGGTGGGGGCGGAAGCGGCGGTCAGTCGGCGCTCGCTGCGCAGTCGTTCACGTTCGCCGAGGCACTCGCCGTGCCCGGTCCGAGCCACCCCGCAGACGTCGGCGAGTTCCAGTCGCTCCTCGACGCACAGGACGACGACGCGGCGGCGCTCTCGGCGACCACGAACGAGACTGCGGCCGAAGTGGCCAGCGCGCTCAACCGCTCGACTGCGGCCCTCGAGACGGGCACCACGCTCGCGGCGGAGACGAGTGCCCTCACCGACGTGGTCGCGGCGCTCTCCGTCTCCGCCGGAACCGACGGAACGACCACGGCGGCGGGCCCGGCTGACGGGTCCGACGCCGAGCCGACCGCGACGGACGAACAGCCGACCGACGGCACGGAGACGAGCACGCAGTTCCCCGGGTTCGGTGTCCTCGTGGCCGTCGTCGCCCTGTTCGTGTTCGTCTTCGCGGGTCGGCTCCGCGGTCGCGTCGACCGCTGA
- a CDS encoding DUF7093 family protein — protein MGLRCLLGHDFGPSGVVREHEEDGSEMVVTEREIRRCRRCGEEQVLSESTEVRAIRMEDDVRQERRDADAVAPASNTQGADVDDGTSPLGPDAGDPTSDGPALESTPDPSAPRTAAESVTADGDAGASVEASSETPPAPGPQPTSEEDADAAESKQSLIERAEAGFDEPADPEEEDAVILDDDDAAPERGYGEWPDSDDTAPSNGSTGGADADTDVPTNAAEVDADGPADTDGDAETDDGEEPRSLAERAAEEDAELMGGGPDESSEPVDTSTETAESTEGAWPAHEREDEGFSAGAATAGGPGMAYGNELTPQSTNGQSRSQSQDDDYETAYLDNTVEQRDGDGTIVSAGDSTTAPPRPGVETEYYCPSCGHTRPLDSSLRTGDICPECQQGYIAERER, from the coding sequence ATGGGTCTCAGGTGCCTGCTCGGACACGACTTCGGCCCGTCGGGTGTCGTTCGCGAGCACGAGGAGGATGGGAGCGAGATGGTGGTGACAGAGCGCGAGATTCGGCGCTGTCGGCGGTGCGGCGAGGAACAAGTGCTCTCCGAGAGCACCGAGGTCAGAGCCATCCGCATGGAAGACGACGTCCGCCAGGAACGGCGGGACGCCGACGCGGTCGCCCCCGCGAGCAACACGCAGGGCGCGGACGTCGACGACGGGACGTCCCCGTTGGGTCCCGACGCGGGTGACCCGACCAGTGACGGTCCGGCGCTGGAGTCGACACCGGACCCGTCGGCTCCCCGAACCGCCGCCGAGTCGGTGACCGCCGATGGTGACGCGGGTGCGAGTGTGGAGGCGTCGTCGGAGACGCCGCCCGCTCCCGGGCCACAGCCTACCTCCGAAGAAGACGCGGACGCGGCCGAGTCGAAGCAGTCGCTCATCGAGCGCGCGGAGGCCGGATTCGACGAACCGGCCGACCCAGAGGAGGAGGACGCGGTCATCCTCGACGACGATGACGCGGCACCCGAACGGGGGTACGGCGAGTGGCCCGACAGCGACGATACGGCCCCGTCGAACGGGTCGACGGGCGGTGCCGACGCCGACACCGACGTGCCCACGAACGCTGCCGAGGTGGACGCCGACGGCCCGGCCGATACCGACGGTGACGCGGAGACCGACGACGGGGAGGAGCCGCGCTCGCTCGCCGAGCGGGCAGCCGAGGAAGACGCCGAACTGATGGGCGGCGGCCCAGACGAGTCGTCCGAGCCGGTCGACACCTCGACGGAGACGGCCGAGTCGACCGAAGGCGCGTGGCCCGCTCACGAGCGCGAGGACGAGGGCTTCTCGGCCGGCGCGGCGACGGCCGGCGGACCGGGGATGGCCTACGGTAACGAACTCACTCCACAGTCGACGAACGGCCAGAGTCGGAGCCAGAGTCAGGACGACGACTACGAGACGGCCTACCTCGACAACACCGTCGAACAGCGTGACGGCGACGGGACTATCGTCAGCGCGGGCGACAGCACCACCGCCCCGCCCCGCCCCGGTGTCGAGACGGAGTACTACTGTCCGAGCTGTGGCCACACCCGTCCGCTGGACTCGTCGCTCCGAACGGGTGACATCTGCCCCGAGTGCCAACAGGGGTATATCGCCGAGCGGGAGCGGTGA
- a CDS encoding geranylgeranyl reductase family protein encodes MYDFVVVGVGPAGARFARRAAEAGYDVLALEKGEVGTPLACSGHVSTDIWDFLPPEATDHLFQNRIYGADFHVGGPKTGARRFYKREEVSNVIDRVELDRTLADLAREAGADVRERHTVTGVDEHDDCVVLTVKHEGATEEVTAKMVAGCDGPVSRVRRSLGLPEPGETLHGVLAFSDEVDHGDYVDVHLTVPRFFAWRIPRGEAGVEYGLAAPPGASVNEMFDTLTHQYDVDTDHFCSGAIPIGPPETVTTDRAFLIGDAAAQTKPFTGGGILYGMTAADHAVRTIEPDAPSTLADYETAWREDLAREISLGHWVRRCYSLPEPVQQFGLRALSGEIGVHMDRPTSLFSKQGLKKLVGR; translated from the coding sequence ATGTACGATTTCGTCGTGGTGGGAGTCGGCCCCGCAGGCGCCCGGTTCGCTCGCCGGGCCGCCGAGGCCGGCTACGACGTCCTCGCCCTCGAGAAAGGCGAGGTAGGGACGCCGCTCGCGTGCTCTGGACACGTCTCGACCGACATCTGGGACTTCCTGCCGCCGGAGGCGACAGACCATCTGTTCCAGAACCGCATCTACGGGGCGGACTTCCACGTCGGCGGCCCGAAGACCGGCGCGCGTCGCTTCTACAAGCGCGAGGAGGTCTCGAACGTCATCGACCGTGTCGAACTCGACCGGACGCTCGCGGACCTCGCCCGCGAGGCGGGCGCGGACGTCCGCGAACGACACACGGTGACGGGTGTCGACGAACACGACGACTGCGTCGTCCTCACGGTCAAACACGAGGGAGCGACAGAGGAGGTCACGGCGAAGATGGTCGCCGGCTGTGACGGCCCGGTCTCGCGGGTCCGTCGGTCGCTCGGCCTGCCCGAACCGGGCGAGACGCTCCACGGCGTCCTCGCGTTCTCCGACGAGGTCGACCACGGCGACTACGTCGACGTCCACCTCACCGTCCCGCGCTTCTTCGCGTGGCGCATCCCCCGCGGCGAGGCGGGCGTCGAGTACGGCCTCGCGGCCCCGCCCGGCGCGTCGGTCAACGAGATGTTCGACACACTCACTCACCAGTACGACGTCGACACCGACCACTTCTGTTCGGGGGCGATTCCCATCGGTCCGCCCGAGACGGTGACGACCGACCGCGCTTTCCTGATCGGTGACGCGGCCGCTCAGACCAAGCCGTTCACCGGCGGCGGCATCCTCTACGGCATGACCGCCGCGGACCACGCGGTCCGAACCATCGAACCCGACGCCCCGTCGACGCTGGCCGACTACGAGACCGCGTGGCGCGAGGACCTCGCCCGCGAGATCAGCCTCGGCCACTGGGTCCGACGGTGTTACTCGCTCCCCGAACCCGTCCAGCAGTTCGGGCTGCGGGCGCTCTCGGGCGAGATCGGCGTCCACATGGACCGACCCACCTCGCTCTTCTCGAAGCAGGGACTGAAGAAGCTCGTTGGGCGGTGA
- a CDS encoding WD40/YVTN/BNR-like repeat-containing protein produces the protein MDRLYATLPDRVAVVDVGDDETDVRERTTPTADASLQCIAVSPVDGDTVCCGTADHGLFRSADAGETWHAVDGIDHDRVTSLTCAPSGNGDVTWWAGTEPSRVYRSPAADAWTACDALTDLPSASSWAFPPRPHTHHVRWIEVDPHDPAHLYVAVEAGALVQTHDGGETWEDRVAGSRRDTHSMATHAGAPGRAYCAAGDGYAETTDGGETWHHPQEGLAHRYCWSVVVDPADPDHRLLSAARGATSAHRAGSAETYLYRKRGAAPWDRVDGLPTGEGVTRYVLAVGDEGFYALSNAGLFRAPDGEIWSRLPLSVPDDAAVAGLTAV, from the coding sequence ATGGACCGGCTCTACGCCACCCTTCCCGACCGCGTCGCCGTCGTCGACGTCGGTGACGACGAGACGGACGTCCGTGAGAGGACGACGCCGACAGCCGACGCCTCGCTCCAGTGCATCGCCGTCTCGCCCGTCGACGGCGACACCGTCTGCTGTGGTACGGCCGACCACGGCCTCTTCCGCTCGGCGGACGCGGGCGAGACCTGGCACGCCGTCGACGGTATCGACCACGACCGGGTCACGAGCCTCACGTGTGCGCCGTCGGGCAACGGTGACGTCACCTGGTGGGCCGGGACCGAACCGAGCCGGGTGTATCGCTCCCCGGCTGCCGACGCGTGGACCGCCTGCGACGCCCTCACCGACCTCCCTTCCGCGTCGTCGTGGGCGTTCCCGCCACGACCCCACACCCACCACGTCCGGTGGATCGAAGTCGACCCACACGACCCGGCACACCTCTACGTCGCCGTCGAGGCCGGTGCACTCGTCCAGACCCACGACGGCGGCGAGACGTGGGAAGACCGCGTCGCGGGGTCGAGACGGGACACCCACTCGATGGCGACCCACGCCGGTGCACCGGGCCGGGCGTACTGTGCCGCCGGCGACGGCTACGCCGAGACCACCGACGGTGGGGAGACGTGGCACCACCCACAGGAGGGGCTCGCGCATCGGTACTGCTGGAGCGTTGTCGTCGACCCCGCAGACCCCGACCATCGACTCCTCTCCGCCGCCCGCGGTGCGACGAGCGCCCATCGCGCCGGGTCGGCGGAGACGTACCTCTACCGGAAGCGCGGCGCGGCCCCGTGGGACCGCGTCGACGGACTGCCGACGGGCGAGGGAGTGACGCGGTACGTCCTCGCGGTCGGTGACGAGGGCTTCTACGCGCTGTCGAACGCGGGGTTGTTCCGCGCACCCGACGGCGAAATATGGTCCAGGCTTCCCCTCTCCGTCCCCGACGACGCAGCCGTCGCGGGGCTCACAGCCGTCTGA
- the ygfZ gene encoding CAF17-like 4Fe-4S cluster assembly/insertion protein YgfZ codes for MTLVGDLHEEHGAVYTERGGVDVVDHYGRPERTHRAVRNGVGVIEMGYGVLVVEGDDRVDFVDNAVSNRVPDAEGEGCYALLLDPQGRVETELFVYNAGERLLCFTPPARLDPLLADWREKIFIQDVQLRDASADFGVFGVHGPRSTEKIASVLNHAGAPEEPFSFVRGSMADVGVTVVATDAPTGEEGYEVVCPADQAEELFDTLLTRGNAAIPVGYRTWDTLTAEAGTPLFESELEGRIPNVVGVRSALDFDKGCYVGQEVVSKVENRGQPSQRLVGLLPQERPEADAAVFAGDEAVGEVTRAVESPLLDGPIALAFVDYDLPDRDDDLTVRVDGEAVATELARLPFVEGSAQSGRLPRYSDYDSEATSGESA; via the coding sequence ATGACGCTCGTAGGCGACCTCCACGAGGAACACGGTGCGGTCTACACCGAGCGCGGCGGGGTCGACGTCGTCGACCATTACGGCCGCCCCGAACGCACCCACCGGGCGGTGCGAAACGGTGTCGGCGTCATCGAGATGGGCTACGGCGTGCTCGTCGTCGAGGGCGACGACCGCGTCGACTTCGTCGACAACGCCGTCTCGAACCGCGTCCCCGACGCTGAGGGGGAGGGCTGTTACGCGCTCCTCTTGGACCCGCAGGGCCGCGTCGAGACCGAACTGTTCGTCTACAACGCGGGCGAGCGCCTGCTCTGCTTCACGCCGCCGGCTCGACTCGACCCGCTCCTCGCCGACTGGCGCGAGAAGATATTCATCCAGGACGTCCAGTTGCGCGACGCCTCGGCCGACTTCGGCGTCTTCGGCGTCCACGGCCCGCGCTCGACGGAGAAAATCGCGTCCGTTCTGAACCACGCCGGCGCGCCCGAAGAGCCGTTCTCGTTCGTGCGCGGGTCGATGGCCGACGTCGGCGTCACCGTCGTCGCCACCGACGCACCCACCGGCGAGGAAGGGTACGAGGTCGTCTGTCCCGCCGACCAGGCCGAGGAGCTGTTCGACACGCTCCTCACGCGGGGGAACGCCGCCATCCCGGTCGGCTATCGGACGTGGGACACGCTCACGGCCGAGGCCGGGACGCCGCTGTTCGAATCTGAACTCGAGGGCCGCATCCCGAACGTCGTCGGCGTCCGTTCCGCCCTCGATTTCGACAAGGGCTGTTACGTCGGCCAGGAGGTCGTCTCGAAGGTCGAGAACCGGGGGCAGCCGAGCCAGCGACTCGTCGGCCTCCTCCCGCAGGAACGCCCCGAGGCGGACGCCGCGGTGTTCGCGGGCGACGAGGCGGTCGGCGAGGTGACGCGCGCCGTCGAGAGCCCGCTTCTCGACGGCCCCATCGCGCTGGCGTTCGTCGACTACGACCTGCCCGACCGGGACGACGACCTCACCGTCCGGGTCGACGGTGAGGCGGTCGCGACCGAACTCGCCCGACTGCCGTTCGTCGAGGGCAGCGCCCAGTCGGGACGGCTCCCGCGGTACTCCGACTACGACTCCGAGGCCACGAGCGGCGAATCCGCGTAG
- a CDS encoding serine hydrolase domain-containing protein, giving the protein MSASPFDASGPERVRHLFDAHLDAGLHHGAQLAVFADGECVLDVAGGVTGPEGAETTPGQRHLLFSCTKPYAGVCLHHLRDQGALDYDDPVVDHWPEFARGDDRKADVTVRHVLSHQAGLPTTGFEERPEEWGDWDAAVTAMEDADLVFEPGETAAYHSLSYGFLVGELVRRVSGTPVDEYAREHVFDPLGMDDTSIGLPDDVAGDEVATLVGFEPYDACREAGAGLDTSTKDAAALFNRTSIQRAVVPAATGIGTARDMARFYACLANGGELDGVRLLEAETVAEATACQVEVERDGTMGVPSRYALGFGCGGTPWDKYGSLSPLETFGHGGLGSIVGWADPGGVAMAYVTNGVRHEYEHGARVNTMADAVRTVFD; this is encoded by the coding sequence ATGTCAGCTAGTCCGTTCGACGCGAGCGGTCCCGAGCGCGTCCGCCACCTGTTCGACGCGCACCTCGACGCGGGCCTCCACCACGGTGCCCAACTCGCCGTCTTTGCCGACGGCGAGTGCGTCCTCGACGTCGCCGGCGGCGTCACCGGACCCGAGGGAGCGGAGACGACGCCCGGGCAGCGTCACCTGCTCTTCTCGTGTACGAAGCCCTACGCGGGCGTCTGCCTCCACCACCTCCGCGACCAGGGGGCGCTGGACTACGACGACCCCGTCGTCGACCACTGGCCGGAGTTCGCCCGCGGCGACGACCGGAAGGCCGACGTGACGGTTCGGCACGTCCTCTCTCACCAGGCCGGTCTCCCGACGACGGGGTTCGAGGAGCGACCCGAAGAGTGGGGCGACTGGGACGCCGCCGTGACGGCGATGGAAGACGCCGACCTCGTGTTCGAGCCGGGCGAGACCGCGGCGTACCACTCGCTCTCGTACGGGTTTCTGGTGGGTGAACTCGTCCGGCGGGTCTCGGGGACGCCCGTCGACGAGTACGCCCGCGAACACGTCTTCGACCCGCTGGGGATGGACGACACGAGCATCGGCCTCCCCGACGACGTCGCGGGCGACGAGGTCGCGACGCTGGTCGGCTTCGAACCGTACGACGCCTGCCGGGAGGCCGGGGCGGGTCTCGACACGAGCACGAAAGACGCCGCGGCGCTGTTCAACAGAACGTCCATCCAGCGGGCGGTCGTCCCCGCCGCGACGGGTATCGGCACCGCCCGGGACATGGCCCGCTTCTACGCCTGTCTCGCGAACGGCGGCGAACTCGACGGAGTTCGACTCCTCGAAGCGGAGACGGTCGCCGAGGCGACCGCCTGTCAGGTCGAGGTCGAACGCGACGGGACGATGGGCGTCCCGAGTCGGTACGCGCTCGGGTTCGGCTGCGGCGGCACGCCGTGGGACAAGTACGGGTCGCTCTCTCCTCTCGAAACGTTCGGCCACGGCGGCCTGGGGAGCATCGTCGGCTGGGCCGACCCCGGCGGCGTGGCGATGGCGTACGTCACCAACGGCGTCCGCCACGAGTACGAACACGGCGCACGGGTGAACACGATGGCCGACGCCGTGCGGACGGTGTTCGACTGA